Genomic window (Streptomyces yatensis):
CCTTCTGGATGGCGTCGAAGAGCGTCGGGTTGCCCTCCACGTCGGAGCCGCCCATGCGGGCCGCGACCTCGATGTTCTTGATCAGCTTCGCGAAGAGCTTGCCGCGCTTGGCATCGATCACGGCCTTCTTGTGCTTCGTCGTAGCCCATTTAGAGTGGCCGGACATCCGCCTGTCTCCTTCGCGTTACCCAATGCTGTACCAACGCCTGAGATCCTACCGGGATCGGCTCAGCCCGCGGCGCGGACCAGCCCTCCCGTCTCCCGCCACCACCCTCAACCGAGCGCTACGCGCGCCCCACCATCCCCCCGTCTCCCGCCACCACCCTCAACCGAGCGCTACGCGCGCCCCACCATCCCCCCGTCTCCCGCCACCACCCTCAACCGAGCGCTACGCGCGCCCCACCATTTCCACGAACAGCTTGTGCACCCGGTGGTCACCCGTCAGCTCGGGGTGGAACGAGGTCGCCAGGACCTTGCCCTGCCGGACGGCGACGGTGTGCCCGTCGAACGTCGCGAGCACCTCGGCACCGCCACCCACGGACTCGACCCACGGCGCGCGGATGAAGACCCCCTCGACCGGGCCGCCGTCGATGCCCTCGATGTCGACCCGGGCCTCGAAGGACTCGTTCTGACGGCCGAAGGCGTTACGGCGCACGATCATGTCGATGCCGCCGATGGTCTCCTGGTCGTCCCGGCCGTCGAGGATCTTGTCCGCGAGCATGATCATGCCCGCGCACGTACCGTACACCGGCATTCCGGCCCGGACCCGCTCGCGCAGCGGCTCCAGCAGCCCGAAGATGACCGCCAGCTTGGACATGGTGGTCGACTCTCCCCCCGGGATCACCAGGGCGTCGACCTCGGCGAGTTCCTCGGGACGGCGGACCTGCCGGGGCGTGGCCCCGGCCGCGGTGAGCGCGGCGAAGTGCTCGCGGACATCGCCCTGGAGGGCGAGCACACCGATCACGGGCGCGTCGGGGGCGGATGCGGACGAAGTGGACGACGTAGTCACGGAAGCGAAGACCTCTCGAACGTCAGGAGCACCACGCGCCGGGCCGGGACGCCGGGCGCGTGGTGCCATGTGGTGCCGTGCGGGCGCCGGTTACCAGCCGCGGCTGGCGTAGCGCTCGGACTCGGGGAGGGTGTCGCAGTTGATGCCGACCATGGCCTCGCCGAGGTCCCGGGACGCGTCCGCGATGACCTTGGGGTCGTCGTAGAAGGTGGTGGCCTTCACGATCGCGGCGGCGCGCTTGGCCGGGTCGCCCGACTTGAAGATGCCGGAGCCCACGAAGACGCCCTCGGCGCCCAGCTGGCGCATCAGCGCGGCGTCGGCCGGGGTGGCGACACCGCCGGCGGAGAACAGCACCACCGGCAGCTTGCCGGTCTGCGCGATCTCGGCGACCAGCTCGTACGGGGCGCGGATCTCCTTGGCGGCCGCGTAGAGCTCGTGGTTGTCCAGGCCGCGCAGGCGGGCGATCTCGCCCTTGATCTGACGCAGGTGGCGGACCGCCTCGACGACGTTGCCGGTGCCGGCCTCGCCCTTGGAACGGATCATGGCCGCACCCTCGGCGATCCGGCGCAGCGCCTCGCCCAGGTTGGTGGCGCCGCAGACGAACGGGGTGGTGAAGGACCACTTGTCGCTGTGGTTGACCTCGTCGGCCGGGGTCAGGACCTCGGACTCGTCGATGTAGTCGACGCCGAGGGACTGCAGCACCTGCGCCTCGACGAAGTGGCCGATCCGCGACTTGGCCATGACCGGGATGGAGACGGCGCCGATGATGCCCTCGATCATGTCCGGGTCGGACATCCGGGCCACGCCGCCGTCCTTACGGATGTCGGCCGGCACCCGCTCGAGTGCCATGACCGCGACGGCACCGGCGTCCTCGGCGATCTTGGCCTGCTCGGGGGTGACGACGTCCATGATCACGCCACCCTTGAGCTGCTCGGCCATACCGCGCTTGACGCGGGCGGTGCCGGTCGCGGGGGCGTCGGAGTTGGGCGTGCTGGCGGGCGTGATGGACACGGTTTGACCTCACTCGATAATGAAAAGTGCGATGAGCCCATCGTAGGGCCGTTCGATACCGGAACATGACCCGGCCATCTGGTCCAGGTCACGAGCGTGTGTGCTACACGAATGACAAAACCGGCTCGGGGCGGGGCACGGCAAGGGCCAATCGAAGGCCGGTGGCTCGAAACAGCCGGTGAATCCTCAGTGCACGGAAGGCGTCAGGGCGCGGGCTCTTCCCCCGGGGCGCACCCCACGGCTTCCGTCAGCGCTCGGCCTCCTCGGCGCCCGGCACCCGCCCGAGCGCCGCCGGGGGCTCGTCGTCCATCTCGAAGGCGAGCGGAAACGGGGCGTGACCCGCCAGCCGGAACCAGCGCACCGTGCGATGGCGGCGCAGCGCCCGTGCCGCGCGCACCGCGTCGTTGTGGAACCGCCGGGCCATCGGCACCCGCCGTACCGCCTCCGTGAGCTCCCCCAGCGCGTCCTCGCCACCCGGCGCCTCCCGTACCGCCTCGGCCTGGGCGCCATCCTGGAAGACGGCCCGCAGCGCCTGGCTCAGCTCGCTCTCGGCGACCTCGCGGTGCTCCTCCTCGGACTG
Coding sequences:
- the pdxT gene encoding pyridoxal 5'-phosphate synthase glutaminase subunit PdxT, which produces MTTSSTSSASAPDAPVIGVLALQGDVREHFAALTAAGATPRQVRRPEELAEVDALVIPGGESTTMSKLAVIFGLLEPLRERVRAGMPVYGTCAGMIMLADKILDGRDDQETIGGIDMIVRRNAFGRQNESFEARVDIEGIDGGPVEGVFIRAPWVESVGGGAEVLATFDGHTVAVRQGKVLATSFHPELTGDHRVHKLFVEMVGRA
- the pdxS gene encoding pyridoxal 5'-phosphate synthase lyase subunit PdxS, which gives rise to MSITPASTPNSDAPATGTARVKRGMAEQLKGGVIMDVVTPEQAKIAEDAGAVAVMALERVPADIRKDGGVARMSDPDMIEGIIGAVSIPVMAKSRIGHFVEAQVLQSLGVDYIDESEVLTPADEVNHSDKWSFTTPFVCGATNLGEALRRIAEGAAMIRSKGEAGTGNVVEAVRHLRQIKGEIARLRGLDNHELYAAAKEIRAPYELVAEIAQTGKLPVVLFSAGGVATPADAALMRQLGAEGVFVGSGIFKSGDPAKRAAAIVKATTFYDDPKVIADASRDLGEAMVGINCDTLPESERYASRGW